A portion of the Cellulophaga algicola DSM 14237 genome contains these proteins:
- a CDS encoding VCBS repeat-containing protein: protein MKNNLILIIYSVLLISCGHNEGSLFKNPTPEETNILFTNTLTETDDVNILDYLYFYNGGGVAIGDINNDGLPDIYLSGNQVKNKLYLNKGKLVFEDITQTAGVAGNSSWNTGTIMGDVNGDGLLDIYVCAVVGINGFSGHNELFLNNGNNTFTESAAEYGLDYDSYSSSAAFIDYDADGDLDIYLLNHAVHTQESFGKANLRLKRDFQSGDKLLRNDNGKFIDVSKSAGIYGGVNGYGLGISIADFNQDGYPDIYIGNDFHEDDYYYLNNGNGTFTESLRDNFGHTSRFTMGMDAADINHDGWSDLLTLDMLAEDEKVLKSSEGDDDIQIQKLRTGLYGYHYQFTRNMLQVNQKDAPYSETALLSGISATDWSWSALFGDYDQDGEQDVFISNGIPKRPNDLDFINFASNEQIVQKLNNTKLVDKQALNMMPSGAAQNYIFKGLGDLKFKDESKTWIANDSLISGASAFADLDNDGDLDIVVNNINTPAQVYVNQTNSKARYLKLKFEYSKKNNDGIGTKVFTYTNNILQYKELYTARGFQSSSEPIVHFGFNQTEKIDSIKIIWPNNTYQVLKNVKTNQTLTLKPENTKTFDYNELKTSSKKLFNKAEGNLGINFTHKEDNYIDFNRQKLMPYQISDNGPALAIGDINNDGKEDIFFGGSKLIPSQIYIQNDRGFVRTKYPSIFNDSIKEDIATVIADFNGDKKNDLFIATGGGDFYNKMAPLNDSYYVAKDSVFELKNIVEDFENASIVKPFDYDNDGDLDLFIGNYATSNDFGKIPSSYLLNNNKGNFIKVKNKALEQTGMITDAIWDDFDNDGIKDLIIVGEWMSPLFFKNDKGNLIKTDVNLRNSNGLWQTIIPFDIDNDGDKDYLIGNWGTNTKFIASEKYPLKMYYSDFDKNGSTETIVAIEKNNAYYPLENAVELTSQLVSLKKKFPTYKSLAGKTVDQIFGTDIIKKATLFSVQELRSGYLKNDNNKFTFVAFENKMQTAPITAFVNFDFDKDGRDEILAGGNYFGVKPFQGRFDSFSGALIKNINNIKLGNEIGLDFSLKSVRHLNIIYINKKPFLLATINNDKIQVYNLLD from the coding sequence ATGAAAAATAATTTAATACTTATCATATACAGCGTTTTACTCATAAGTTGTGGGCATAACGAGGGAAGTCTTTTTAAAAATCCAACACCAGAAGAAACTAATATTCTATTTACAAATACACTTACAGAAACCGATGATGTAAATATTTTAGATTACCTCTATTTTTATAATGGTGGCGGCGTAGCAATTGGCGACATCAATAATGATGGCCTCCCTGATATTTATTTATCAGGAAATCAAGTAAAAAATAAATTGTATTTAAACAAAGGTAAGCTTGTTTTTGAAGATATTACCCAAACAGCAGGTGTTGCAGGCAACAGTTCTTGGAATACAGGAACTATTATGGGTGATGTAAATGGTGATGGTTTATTAGACATTTATGTTTGTGCAGTAGTAGGAATAAATGGTTTTAGCGGACACAATGAACTATTCCTTAACAATGGAAATAATACATTTACAGAAAGTGCTGCAGAATATGGCTTAGATTATGACTCCTACAGTTCTTCTGCTGCATTTATTGATTATGATGCTGATGGAGATCTAGACATTTACCTACTTAATCATGCCGTACATACCCAAGAATCTTTTGGTAAAGCAAATCTTAGACTAAAAAGAGATTTTCAGTCTGGCGATAAACTTCTACGTAACGACAACGGAAAGTTCATTGATGTGAGCAAAAGTGCTGGAATTTATGGTGGAGTAAATGGTTATGGACTTGGTATTTCAATAGCTGATTTTAACCAAGATGGATATCCTGACATATATATAGGAAATGATTTTCATGAAGATGACTATTACTATTTAAATAATGGTAATGGCACTTTTACTGAAAGCCTCAGAGACAATTTTGGTCACACGAGTCGTTTTACAATGGGTATGGATGCTGCAGATATCAACCATGATGGATGGTCTGACTTACTAACCTTAGATATGTTAGCAGAAGATGAGAAAGTGCTAAAATCTTCAGAAGGAGATGATGACATTCAAATACAAAAATTAAGAACTGGGTTGTATGGTTACCATTATCAATTTACTCGAAACATGCTTCAAGTAAATCAAAAAGATGCCCCATATTCAGAAACCGCCCTATTAAGTGGCATTTCTGCAACAGATTGGAGCTGGAGCGCACTTTTTGGAGATTATGATCAAGACGGAGAACAAGATGTTTTTATCTCTAACGGCATACCTAAACGCCCTAACGATTTAGATTTTATCAATTTTGCATCAAATGAACAAATCGTTCAGAAATTAAATAACACTAAACTAGTAGACAAACAAGCACTAAACATGATGCCCTCGGGAGCTGCACAAAATTATATTTTTAAAGGTCTTGGTGATTTAAAATTTAAGGATGAATCTAAAACTTGGATAGCAAATGATTCTCTTATCTCTGGCGCATCAGCTTTTGCTGATTTAGATAATGACGGTGATTTAGATATTGTTGTGAATAATATTAATACGCCCGCCCAGGTATACGTAAACCAAACCAACAGTAAAGCTAGGTATTTAAAGCTAAAATTTGAGTACAGCAAAAAAAACAACGATGGCATAGGCACAAAAGTTTTTACGTATACCAATAACATATTACAATATAAAGAACTGTATACCGCAAGGGGTTTTCAATCAAGTTCTGAACCAATTGTTCATTTTGGCTTCAATCAGACAGAAAAAATAGATTCTATAAAAATAATTTGGCCAAATAATACCTACCAAGTTTTAAAAAATGTAAAAACAAATCAGACATTAACTTTAAAACCTGAAAACACCAAGACCTTTGATTATAACGAATTAAAAACTAGCTCAAAAAAACTATTTAATAAAGCTGAAGGAAATTTAGGTATTAATTTTACTCATAAAGAAGATAATTATATAGACTTCAACAGACAGAAACTAATGCCGTATCAAATTTCTGACAATGGCCCAGCATTAGCGATAGGTGATATTAATAATGATGGCAAAGAAGATATTTTTTTTGGAGGTTCAAAACTTATACCTTCTCAAATTTATATTCAAAACGATCGTGGTTTTGTTCGCACCAAGTACCCCTCAATCTTCAATGATTCTATCAAAGAAGATATAGCTACTGTTATTGCTGACTTTAATGGTGATAAAAAAAATGATTTATTTATTGCGACTGGTGGTGGCGATTTCTATAATAAAATGGCACCACTTAATGATAGCTATTATGTTGCAAAAGATTCTGTTTTTGAACTAAAAAATATTGTTGAGGACTTTGAAAATGCTTCAATTGTAAAACCATTTGATTATGACAATGATGGCGATTTGGATCTATTTATTGGAAACTACGCGACTTCTAATGATTTTGGAAAAATTCCATCATCATATTTACTTAATAACAATAAGGGGAACTTTATTAAAGTAAAAAACAAAGCATTAGAACAAACTGGCATGATTACAGATGCCATTTGGGATGATTTTGATAATGATGGCATTAAAGACTTAATAATTGTGGGAGAATGGATGTCTCCATTATTTTTTAAAAATGACAAAGGCAATCTTATTAAAACAGACGTAAACTTAAGAAATAGCAATGGGCTATGGCAAACAATTATCCCTTTCGATATTGATAATGATGGAGATAAAGATTATTTAATTGGCAACTGGGGAACAAACACTAAATTTATAGCCTCAGAAAAATATCCATTAAAAATGTACTATTCAGATTTTGACAAGAACGGAAGTACTGAAACGATAGTCGCTATTGAAAAAAATAATGCTTATTATCCTTTAGAAAATGCTGTTGAACTGACTAGTCAACTGGTAAGTTTAAAAAAGAAATTTCCTACGTACAAAAGTTTAGCAGGAAAAACAGTAGACCAGATATTTGGGACTGATATAATTAAAAAAGCTACACTTTTCTCAGTACAAGAGCTGCGGTCAGGATATTTAAAAAATGATAATAATAAATTCACTTTTGTTGCTTTTGAAAATAAAATGCAAACGGCACCAATTACAGCATTTGTTAATTTTGATTTTGACAAAGACGGGAGAGATGAAATTTTAGCAGGTGGTAATTATTTTGGCGTTAAACCATTTCAAGGGAGGTTTGACTCATTTTCAGGAGCACTTATAAAAAATATAAATAACATTAAACTAGGTAATGAAATTGGATTAGACTTTTCTTTAAAGTCAGTAAGACACTTAAATATTATTTATATCAACAAAAAACCTTTTTTGTTGGCAACGATAAACAATGACAAAATTCAAGTTTATAACTTATTAGATTAA